The following proteins come from a genomic window of Vallitaleaceae bacterium 9-2:
- a CDS encoding S-layer homology domain-containing protein, protein MTNQKGMDKRMNGLKRLLTLLLVVSLTISSLTTSFGATSTPNISIEGKAQILNTLGILRGTGTGYNLEGKLKRSEAATFIVRFLGVEKEVLAERTEYSNTNYSDVAATQWYAPYVGYCDEEGIINGYSDGSFKPEAYLSEKAFLKMILVVLGYEYDKDFDWNSVYYMAYTKGVVLDDDYRYRATDNTNYTRGDVVETLHRSMQIEHKRTGDQMIETFIEKELISEEQAKKLLLMKDTVDTEIEKIVAQEDDEILVTFNEPIKDLEEDQITIYLSDDDEKHLEVDSVSDRGDNTYRIRLKDLQEIEEEYTLVIAEVFDAYGNRNNYSLKKEFLGHRPDNLESDFFRISKVEQVSNNVIYVYFTHPINSNAYQPKYYNIYEGTKLLIEGDVTTMQINQLAGAKNGVSIYLKNYIFKEEDMFKLSIDSGLTSSYGVQLNDGKGDSVTFESEVDENERFELKDIETLNDYTIMLEFNKVLNPVIAEQVFSYYLMFDDEYPIRITKAEVVENGNVVYLTTQERMFDNDEFTLMINHITDTTKQFAITEREYDFKADIDFDDDLDIKSVSIIDGNTIKVKFDRVLGHESASDPDNYVIWGTTETDYTGRPIAAYHEVGSQEVKLFLDEDDALEDRDRYELVIVGTLKDAVGNSYKRVDDYNFRHNRSDVTATYISKATTIGSDSIKVEFNKEIALDIPNILNTNYTLYYYDNGIKIEKVPTHVTYSNPLTMVMKFDSLDLDNEYELTFDELVNYGGIRTTNKNDGYSVEVEIGK, encoded by the coding sequence ATGACAAATCAGAAAGGAATGGACAAAAGGATGAATGGATTAAAACGATTATTAACATTGTTGCTTGTCGTTAGTTTGACTATATCAAGTTTGACAACTTCTTTTGGTGCGACGTCGACGCCAAACATTAGTATAGAAGGAAAAGCGCAAATATTAAATACACTAGGAATACTTCGAGGAACAGGGACGGGGTATAACCTGGAAGGTAAACTTAAACGTAGTGAAGCGGCTACGTTTATTGTGCGTTTTTTAGGTGTTGAAAAAGAGGTACTTGCAGAAAGAACAGAATACAGTAATACCAACTATAGTGATGTTGCAGCAACTCAATGGTATGCTCCATATGTGGGATATTGTGATGAAGAAGGTATTATTAATGGGTACTCTGATGGAAGCTTTAAACCGGAAGCTTACTTAAGCGAAAAAGCCTTTTTGAAAATGATACTGGTAGTTTTAGGTTATGAATATGATAAGGACTTTGACTGGAATAGTGTCTATTATATGGCCTATACAAAAGGGGTTGTCCTTGATGATGACTATCGATATCGTGCAACGGACAATACGAATTATACGCGTGGTGATGTTGTTGAAACACTACATAGATCTATGCAGATTGAACACAAAAGAACTGGCGATCAGATGATTGAAACCTTTATTGAAAAAGAACTTATCAGTGAAGAACAAGCTAAAAAATTATTGTTAATGAAAGATACAGTAGATACAGAAATCGAGAAAATTGTTGCTCAAGAAGATGATGAAATTTTGGTGACGTTTAATGAACCCATCAAAGATCTTGAAGAAGATCAGATTACAATTTATCTGTCGGATGATGATGAAAAGCATCTCGAAGTTGACTCGGTTTCAGATCGTGGTGATAACACATATCGTATTCGATTAAAAGATTTACAAGAAATTGAAGAAGAATATACACTTGTGATTGCAGAAGTTTTTGATGCATATGGTAATCGTAATAACTATAGCTTGAAAAAAGAATTCCTGGGACATCGTCCAGATAATCTAGAGTCCGATTTCTTTAGAATTAGTAAAGTTGAGCAAGTAAGTAACAATGTTATTTATGTGTATTTTACGCATCCGATTAATAGTAATGCCTATCAGCCAAAGTATTATAACATCTATGAAGGAACAAAGCTTTTAATTGAAGGTGACGTAACAACAATGCAAATCAACCAATTAGCGGGAGCTAAAAATGGTGTGTCCATTTACTTGAAAAACTATATCTTTAAAGAAGAAGATATGTTTAAATTAAGTATTGATAGTGGCTTGACAAGTAGCTATGGGGTTCAACTCAATGATGGAAAAGGCGATTCAGTTACTTTTGAATCCGAAGTCGATGAAAATGAGCGCTTTGAACTTAAAGATATCGAAACCCTAAATGACTATACCATTATGCTTGAGTTTAACAAGGTACTTAATCCTGTAATTGCAGAGCAAGTATTTAGTTACTACTTAATGTTTGACGATGAATATCCAATTCGTATCACAAAAGCAGAAGTGGTTGAAAATGGGAATGTAGTATACTTAACCACTCAAGAGCGTATGTTTGATAACGATGAATTCACACTGATGATTAATCATATTACAGACACGACAAAGCAATTTGCAATTACTGAACGTGAATATGATTTTAAAGCGGATATTGATTTTGATGATGATCTTGATATCAAGAGTGTTAGTATTATTGATGGCAATACCATCAAAGTAAAATTTGACCGTGTTCTTGGACATGAATCTGCATCTGACCCAGATAACTATGTAATATGGGGAACGACGGAGACAGACTATACCGGACGTCCAATTGCGGCATATCATGAAGTCGGTAGTCAGGAAGTCAAGTTGTTCTTAGATGAAGATGACGCACTTGAAGATAGAGACCGATATGAGCTTGTTATTGTTGGAACGCTTAAAGATGCGGTGGGCAATAGTTATAAACGTGTTGATGATTATAATTTCAGACACAATCGAAGTGACGTAACAGCAACCTATATCTCAAAGGCGACAACGATTGGAAGCGATTCCATTAAAGTTGAATTCAATAAAGAGATTGCATTGGATATACCCAATATTTTGAATACAAACTATACATTATACTATTATGACAATGGTATAAAGATTGAAAAAGTTCCGACGCATGTAACATACTCCAATCCATTAACAATGGTTATGAAATTCGATTCTCTTGATTTAGATAATGAATATGAACTTACATTTGACGAGTTGGTCAATTATGGAGGCATCCGTACGACGAATAAGAATGATGGATATTCAGTAGAAGTTGAAATTGGTAAGTAA
- a CDS encoding S-layer homology domain-containing protein codes for MKKKTVIAILLLLFISINSLTLQAREYGDLIMPSKIEVLYQYHHNPFQIRSQASTRYVIEPTVGYIYTIGQLEQQELLEAHNVIKMTRRLVGLPGDVQMDEQLNLTAQYASYINMLNATISHYPSKPNLVSDEAYAIGKEGSAKSNLAAGFRTISDSILWGYLQDDDIYNLADVGHRRWLLNPQLQNIGFGYVDTLVDSSYNGFTATYVFDRSRKETIDYPFIAWPAAGNMPVEFMKTSTPWSINLGVEYEQPIKENIRIELTHAQSGKVYRFDAETNSDPSEASNTDFFTTENSRYGLEKTLIFRPKLDEVKYAPGDLFYVEVLGIDIKGEEVPISYEVKLFELNDQPSVWAFEELVEADKANLIPEMLMEAYSEDISRIDFTRLLIHGLMQYTGQTYNELYETVDVVDTEFKDTTDLDVQLAARLGIVNGVGDNRFNPTGGILRQEAATMLYRAGQYLEIEAVQDVQEFSDADKIPDWAKASVDYVTNITDATQGKKVMEGVGNQMFAPDRSYTREQAMITVKRLLNRS; via the coding sequence ATGAAGAAAAAGACCGTTATAGCAATTTTACTCTTGTTATTCATCAGTATAAATAGTTTGACATTACAAGCCCGGGAATATGGCGATTTGATAATGCCATCCAAAATCGAAGTGTTGTATCAGTACCATCACAATCCATTTCAAATACGCAGTCAGGCGTCGACACGTTATGTTATTGAGCCAACGGTAGGTTATATCTATACAATAGGACAACTTGAGCAGCAAGAGCTTTTAGAAGCGCACAATGTAATAAAAATGACGAGACGTTTAGTGGGGTTGCCGGGAGATGTCCAAATGGATGAACAACTGAACTTAACGGCGCAATATGCAAGCTATATTAACATGTTAAATGCAACGATCAGTCATTACCCGTCCAAACCGAATCTGGTATCGGACGAAGCCTATGCGATTGGAAAAGAAGGGTCTGCAAAATCAAACCTTGCGGCAGGTTTTCGGACGATTTCAGATAGTATTCTTTGGGGATATCTCCAAGATGATGATATATATAATTTGGCAGATGTTGGCCATCGACGATGGCTGTTGAATCCTCAATTACAAAACATAGGGTTTGGCTACGTAGATACGTTGGTCGATTCAAGTTACAATGGCTTTACTGCAACATATGTATTTGATCGCTCCAGAAAAGAAACCATTGATTATCCTTTTATTGCATGGCCCGCAGCCGGAAATATGCCTGTTGAATTCATGAAAACGTCTACGCCTTGGAGCATTAATTTGGGAGTGGAATATGAACAACCAATAAAAGAAAATATACGCATAGAGCTAACGCATGCACAAAGCGGCAAAGTCTATCGTTTTGATGCAGAGACCAACAGTGATCCAAGCGAAGCTTCCAACACGGATTTTTTTACGACAGAAAATAGTCGTTATGGTCTTGAAAAAACACTTATCTTTCGACCAAAATTGGATGAAGTTAAGTATGCACCAGGAGACCTGTTTTATGTAGAGGTCCTTGGAATAGACATAAAAGGTGAAGAGGTTCCTATATCCTATGAAGTAAAACTGTTTGAGTTAAATGACCAACCATCGGTTTGGGCGTTTGAAGAACTAGTTGAAGCGGATAAGGCGAATCTCATTCCAGAGATGTTGATGGAGGCCTATTCAGAAGATATTAGCCGCATTGACTTTACACGGTTACTGATTCATGGACTGATGCAATATACTGGACAGACGTATAATGAGCTTTATGAGACGGTTGATGTCGTGGATACGGAGTTTAAAGATACAACTGATCTAGATGTGCAGCTTGCAGCAAGACTTGGCATTGTCAATGGAGTAGGCGACAATCGCTTTAATCCGACAGGCGGTATTTTGCGTCAAGAGGCTGCGACCATGCTTTATCGTGCTGGACAGTATCTTGAGATTGAAGCGGTGCAGGACGTTCAGGAATTTAGTGATGCCGATAAAATTCCAGATTGGGCAAAGGCTTCGGTTGATTATGTTACAAATATCACAGATGCAACCCAGGGGAAAAAGGTGATGGAAGGGGTTGGCAATCAAATGTTTGCGCCCGACCGTTCTTACACCCGTGAACAAGCAATGATTACGGTAAAGCGATTACTTAACAGAAGTTAG
- a CDS encoding exonuclease SbcCD subunit D has product MRIIHTGDWHIGKLVHGVHMTKDQRHILEQFIQYVKQQRPDVIIISGDLYDRSVPPTEAVELLDDVLSTLVVTLQIKVIAIAGNHDSPDRLSFATKMLQKNGVYICGKLTKEIEPIVLEDESGEVFFYPIPYAEPAVVRELYQDSTIRTHDDAMYHILHSIKEGLSEEKRTVCIAHGYVAGTQALYTSESERLLSIGGSESVEVDYFKSFNYVALGHLHQPQKVKYPHIRYAGSLMKYSFSEATQSKSITLVEMDADGQCNTQEVHFEPLRDMRCIRGELAKLIQPSVYEGTNTHDYIMAVLTDRGELIDAMEKLRQVYPNTLRLEREILREENENQRTSAGDQFVQKNPVELFKEFYTNVSGQLFDEQRSACIEDVFNDVLEKERRK; this is encoded by the coding sequence ATGCGGATTATTCATACAGGGGATTGGCACATCGGAAAATTAGTTCACGGGGTTCATATGACAAAAGATCAACGCCATATCCTAGAGCAATTTATACAATACGTCAAACAGCAACGACCGGATGTTATTATCATATCCGGTGATTTATATGATCGTTCAGTTCCTCCCACAGAAGCAGTGGAACTTCTTGATGATGTGCTAAGTACATTAGTGGTCACTTTGCAAATAAAAGTTATTGCTATTGCCGGTAATCATGATAGTCCGGATCGATTGAGCTTTGCCACGAAAATGTTGCAAAAAAATGGAGTGTATATCTGTGGAAAGCTAACCAAGGAGATTGAGCCTATTGTTTTAGAGGATGAAAGCGGCGAGGTCTTTTTTTATCCGATACCCTATGCAGAACCGGCAGTAGTGCGCGAGCTATATCAAGATAGTACTATTCGTACACATGATGATGCCATGTATCATATATTACATTCGATTAAAGAAGGATTAAGCGAAGAAAAAAGAACAGTCTGCATCGCCCATGGCTATGTTGCAGGGACACAGGCGCTATATACCTCTGAATCAGAACGACTATTAAGTATTGGCGGAAGTGAGTCTGTTGAGGTGGACTATTTTAAGTCGTTTAATTATGTGGCGCTTGGCCATCTTCATCAGCCTCAAAAGGTTAAGTATCCCCATATAAGGTATGCAGGTTCCTTAATGAAGTATTCTTTTTCAGAAGCCACCCAATCCAAATCGATAACGCTTGTCGAGATGGATGCAGATGGGCAGTGCAATACCCAGGAAGTTCATTTTGAACCGTTGAGGGATATGCGCTGTATACGTGGAGAATTAGCAAAGCTGATTCAACCGAGTGTGTATGAAGGAACCAATACCCACGACTATATTATGGCGGTATTGACAGATCGTGGTGAACTCATCGATGCTATGGAAAAACTGCGACAAGTGTATCCTAATACTTTACGTCTTGAACGTGAGATACTCCGTGAAGAAAATGAAAATCAGCGTACATCTGCAGGAGATCAATTTGTGCAAAAAAATCCTGTCGAGCTTTTTAAAGAGTTTTATACCAATGTGTCCGGTCAATTATTTGATGAACAAAGGAGCGCATGTATAGAGGATGTATTTAATGACGTTCTTGAGAAAGAGAGGCGAAAATAA
- a CDS encoding NYN domain-containing protein, whose protein sequence is MTEKDQKIAVLIDADNVSDKYIKYIFDEISNHGTPTIKRIYGDWTKPNLGSWKTILLDYSITPIQQYSYTVGKNSTDAALIIDAMDILYSGNVDGFCIVSSDSDFTRLASRLREAAMYVIGMGERKTPKPFISACEKFKYLEVLAKEPVSSEVHNHKHNHSTKDKSGFADIKGLTRTVRQIVSDCSDEEGWAYLGEVGTRLNKRYPDFDVRNYGHTKLKPLIQSLNRFELQSQKTSNPRVTHYYLRNK, encoded by the coding sequence ATGACCGAAAAAGATCAAAAGATCGCAGTGCTTATTGACGCAGATAATGTGTCAGATAAATATATCAAATACATTTTTGACGAAATATCCAATCATGGGACCCCGACAATTAAACGCATATATGGCGATTGGACAAAACCGAATCTTGGATCATGGAAAACAATACTTCTAGACTATTCGATTACACCGATTCAACAATATAGTTATACTGTAGGGAAAAATTCAACAGATGCAGCACTTATCATTGATGCAATGGATATACTTTATTCAGGTAATGTGGATGGATTTTGCATTGTATCGAGCGATAGTGATTTTACACGATTAGCTTCAAGATTAAGAGAAGCAGCGATGTATGTAATCGGTATGGGCGAACGAAAAACGCCCAAGCCGTTTATATCGGCCTGTGAAAAGTTCAAATATCTTGAAGTCTTGGCGAAGGAGCCGGTTAGTTCAGAGGTGCATAATCACAAGCACAATCATTCGACAAAAGATAAAAGTGGTTTTGCGGATATTAAAGGGCTGACACGTACTGTGCGACAGATTGTCTCTGATTGTTCAGATGAAGAAGGCTGGGCGTATCTTGGAGAAGTAGGAACGCGGCTGAATAAACGTTACCCGGACTTTGACGTTCGAAACTATGGACATACAAAGTTAAAACCTTTAATTCAGTCACTTAACCGTTTTGAACTCCAGTCCCAAAAGACAAGCAATCCAAGAGTAACGCATTATTACCTTCGTAACAAATGA
- a CDS encoding MetQ/NlpA family ABC transporter substrate-binding protein → MKKTLSIAAFLSLFILILAGCGQGDSSDKVIKIGATPKPHAEILEQVKDQLEADGYTLEIIEYTDYVQPNVALDSGDLDANFFQHQPYLDQYNAENEAQLISAAIIHYEPFGLYPGKTDTIDALADGSQIAVPNDATNEARALLLLQDQGLITLTEGVGLNATINNIVDNPKNIDILEIEAAQLTRSLQDVDMAVINGNYAIDAGLSVGTDALAVEDKDSTAAETFGNIIAVKEGTQDSEKIQALVKALQSDTVKNFIETTYEGAVIPKF, encoded by the coding sequence ATGAAAAAAACACTAAGCATTGCAGCATTTTTGTCACTATTTATCTTAATTCTAGCAGGATGTGGTCAAGGCGACAGCTCTGACAAAGTCATCAAAATCGGTGCAACTCCAAAACCCCACGCTGAAATCCTTGAGCAAGTGAAAGATCAACTTGAAGCTGATGGATATACTCTTGAAATTATAGAGTATACAGACTATGTACAGCCAAATGTTGCCCTTGATTCCGGCGATCTTGACGCTAACTTTTTCCAACATCAACCTTATCTAGATCAATACAATGCAGAAAATGAAGCACAACTCATTTCAGCAGCTATTATTCACTATGAGCCCTTTGGTCTATATCCTGGAAAAACAGATACAATTGATGCTTTAGCTGATGGTTCTCAAATCGCTGTTCCTAACGATGCAACTAACGAAGCTCGTGCTTTACTCTTACTTCAAGATCAAGGTCTTATCACCTTAACAGAAGGCGTTGGCTTAAACGCAACAATTAATAATATTGTTGATAATCCAAAAAATATTGACATTCTTGAAATTGAAGCAGCACAATTAACCCGTTCTCTCCAAGATGTTGATATGGCTGTCATTAATGGAAACTATGCTATTGATGCAGGTCTAAGCGTTGGAACGGATGCACTTGCCGTTGAGGACAAAGATTCCACTGCAGCAGAAACTTTTGGAAATATTATTGCCGTAAAAGAAGGGACTCAAGACAGCGAAAAAATTCAAGCCCTTGTTAAGGCTCTTCAAAGCGATACTGTAAAGAATTTTATTGAAACAACTTATGAAGGTGCTGTTATTCCAAAATTCTAA
- a CDS encoding ATP-binding cassette domain-containing protein: MNQSAPIIQLKDLRKTFETKDGIVEALNDINVSISKGEIFGIIGLSGAGKSTLVRCINLLEQPTSGSVIFNGLNLETMPKQNLLKVRQSMGMIFQQFNLLMQRNTIENICFPMEIAGIDRKQAKKRAFELLDIVGLSDKAKAYPAQLSGGQKQRVAIARALATNPDVLLCDEATSALDPTTTKSILALLKKINKDLGITVIIITHEMNVIEEICHRVAIMDQSRIVEMGEVEDIFIKPKSKVARQLIFSDETHIDTFVGEHKCRIIFDGRTSFEPIISNMILECKTSVNILFADTKDIDGKAFGQMIIQLPDQERNRNRIFSYLDSNKISYEEVKDHVL; the protein is encoded by the coding sequence TTGAATCAAAGTGCACCTATTATTCAACTCAAAGACCTTCGAAAAACTTTCGAAACCAAGGATGGTATTGTTGAAGCGTTAAACGATATTAATGTTTCTATTTCAAAAGGAGAGATTTTTGGAATTATCGGGTTAAGTGGCGCAGGAAAAAGTACACTCGTTCGATGCATTAACCTTTTAGAACAACCAACCTCCGGCTCTGTAATTTTTAATGGTCTTAACTTAGAAACCATGCCCAAGCAAAATCTACTGAAAGTTCGTCAATCCATGGGGATGATTTTCCAGCAATTCAACTTATTGATGCAGCGAAATACCATTGAAAATATTTGCTTCCCAATGGAAATTGCAGGTATTGATAGAAAGCAAGCAAAAAAGCGGGCCTTTGAACTTTTAGACATTGTCGGTCTTAGTGATAAAGCCAAAGCATATCCCGCACAATTATCCGGAGGACAAAAACAACGGGTTGCCATTGCAAGAGCACTTGCTACAAACCCAGATGTTCTGTTGTGTGATGAAGCAACAAGCGCTCTTGATCCTACGACAACAAAGTCCATCCTTGCTTTGCTTAAAAAGATTAATAAGGACTTGGGTATTACTGTCATTATTATCACGCACGAGATGAATGTTATCGAAGAAATATGTCATCGAGTTGCCATTATGGATCAAAGCCGTATTGTTGAAATGGGCGAAGTGGAAGATATTTTTATAAAGCCTAAGTCCAAAGTTGCACGCCAGCTTATTTTCTCTGATGAAACACATATTGATACATTCGTAGGTGAGCATAAGTGTCGAATTATCTTTGACGGACGCACTTCCTTTGAACCCATCATCTCAAATATGATTCTCGAATGTAAAACAAGCGTCAACATCCTTTTTGCTGATACCAAAGATATTGATGGAAAAGCTTTCGGGCAAATGATTATTCAGCTTCCTGACCAGGAACGTAACCGAAACCGCATTTTTAGCTATCTCGATTCCAATAAAATATCTTATGAGGAGGTAAAAGACCATGTCCTTTGA
- a CDS encoding ABC transporter permease has translation MSFDRVVLEMLAMGIFETLYMTFVSSLIAYAIGLPTGILLVITDTDGIVPMPLLNKVVGLIVNLLRSIPFIILLIWVMPVTRFIVGTTIGPTAVIVPLTIASAPYIARLVESSLKEVDSGVIEAAQSMGANTKHIIFKVLIPEALPSLALGSAIAVTTILAYSAMAGFVGGGGLGDIAIRYGYYRYETELMIITVVILVIIVQVIQEIGAKWKKHIDHSN, from the coding sequence ATGTCCTTTGATCGCGTTGTTCTTGAAATGCTCGCTATGGGAATTTTCGAGACATTATATATGACGTTTGTCTCATCATTGATTGCTTATGCTATTGGACTACCAACGGGTATCTTACTCGTGATTACCGATACCGACGGAATTGTTCCTATGCCTTTGTTAAACAAAGTGGTCGGACTGATTGTCAACTTATTACGTTCGATTCCTTTTATTATTCTACTAATTTGGGTCATGCCTGTCACACGTTTTATCGTTGGGACCACCATCGGACCTACGGCAGTTATTGTTCCATTAACCATTGCTTCTGCACCATATATTGCTCGCCTTGTTGAAAGTTCCTTAAAAGAAGTCGACTCCGGTGTTATCGAAGCCGCTCAATCCATGGGCGCCAATACAAAGCATATTATTTTTAAAGTTTTAATTCCTGAAGCATTGCCCTCACTTGCTTTAGGCAGTGCCATTGCCGTAACAACTATTTTAGCATATTCTGCTATGGCGGGATTTGTCGGCGGTGGTGGCTTAGGTGATATCGCCATTCGCTATGGATATTATCGCTATGAAACAGAACTTATGATTATTACCGTTGTCATTCTTGTCATCATTGTTCAAGTTATTCAAGAAATTGGTGCCAAGTGGAAAAAACATATAGATCACAGTAATTAA